In Bacteroidia bacterium, the DNA window TGCTATTGACAATATCAAAAGAAACAATAAGGTAGATATTTCAAAACTTCGTTTCTTTTTGATAGGGGATGGAATAGAAAGAAGAAACCTTGAGCAGCTTTGTCAATCACTCAATATTCCTTTTGTAGATGCCAAGCAAGCAAATTTTGAACCTTGCTTAGTTACCTTTACAGGTTATCAAACTCGTATTGACTGGGTCAATGCGGGATTAGACATTGTGGTACTTACCTCCAAAAATGAAGGAACACCGGTCAGCTTAATTGAAGCGCAAGCTGCGGGAGTACCTATACTCAGCACACGAGTAGGGGGAGTAGAAGATATTGTTTTAGAAAATGAAAGTGCTTTATTATGTCAAAGCGATAATGTGGAAGAGTTCACAGAAAAGTTAATTTATCTCATTCAAAATCCTGAAAAACGCAAAGCTATGAAAGATAAAGGCAAAGCGCATGTATTAGCTCGTTATCACTATACGCGTTTGATTGAGGATATGGACAAACATTATCAATTTTTGTTACATGGAAGAGATATTCAAACCACCTAAAAAAATTAAAATTGGTTGGTTAGAAGAGATAGAGCTACCTGAATTCAATATCAAAGCTATAACGGCTAAAATTGATACGGGGGCTTATACCTCCTCACTGCATGCTACTAAAATTCGCCCATTTCTAAAAGAAGGAGTTTCTTATGTGCAATTTTATGCTAATGGTGAAGTAAAGTGCATAAAACCTGTACATTCGCAAAGAGTAGTAAAAAGCTCTAATGGGCATGAAGAGCTGCGAATCGTTATTGAAACTGTGGTTGTACTTGGAAAACGCAAAATACTAACAGAATTTACACTTGCTGACCGAAAAGATATGGATTACAGAGTACTGCTGGGTAGAAAGTTTTTACAAAAACGTTATATTGTAGATGTAAGCAAGACTTTCAGAATAAAAAAACTCCAATTGAAAAAACAAAAGTCAAGGGATGCAAAAAAAACCTAGTTTGTATTTCCTGCCTTGTAGTATAAACAGCCAGGTAACTAAATGTAAAATTGTATTACTTCTAAAAATAGCTTGATTTTTTGGGCGTGCCCCTTGCTAACGCAAGGGTCGGGGCATTCCGCACTACGCTTCGCTTCGGTACTTCGCTAACGCTTCGTACTGCCTAACGGCATGCTCCATGCCCCTCACGCAAATTACCTGTGCAGTTATGTCTTTACCTTGTTTGAGCTTGAAGTACAAGTACTTACAAGCTAAAACTTTGCATAAGATACAGAGAAATGGATTTTTCAGAGATCCCTTGCGTGAGGCATGCGAAGGGTGGGCGTTAGCCCAGTGCGGAGCGAAGCGAAGCACCGAAGCGTTAGCGTAGCCCGTAGCACGCCGACCTTGCCCATACAAGCGCAGCGAAGTATGGGCAAGGGCACGCCCAAAAAAGTTAAAATTTAACTTTCACATAAATTTTTAATTCTGTAAATAAGGTAGCTGAACTCTGTTAGATTAGCAAATTTCTATATATTTGCTTTATCAATTAACAAAAACGCATTCATGTCTGATATCTTAAAAAAGGTTGTTTTTTCGGTAGATTTAGAGGACTGGTTTCATGGAATAGAACTCCCTTTCTCAAGCTGGAATCAGTACGATAGGCGAATAGAAAAGAGTTTTTATACCATTTTTAATCTGTTAGAATCCTACCAAGTTAAAGCAACTTGGTTTACATTAGGCTGGATAGCCGAACACTATCCCCACTTGATAAAGGAATTGGATAAGGCAGGACACGAATTAGCTTCACATACATATTCTCACGAAAAAGTGTATCATCTGACCCGCGAACAGTTTAGAGAAGAAATAAAAAAGACAAAAAGTCTTATAGAAGACCTCACAGGAAAGCCTATTTTAGCTCATCGTTCCCCCTTTTTTTCTATTACCTCAAAAAGCTTGTGGGCTTTAGATATATTAGCCGAAGAAGGATTTAGAATTGATTGCAGCATCTCCCCCGTAAAAACTTGGCGCTACGGAATTGCTACTTGCCCTGACACTATCTTTGAGATAAAAGAGAATCATATCATTGAGTTTCCTGTTTCTAGGTTTCGTTTGTTAAAAAAGAATTGGGGAATTGGAGGAGCTTATTTTCGTCTGTTCCCATATTTTTTTACTCGTACAGGAATAAAGAAAAGACAAAACGCCGAATTACCTACTATTTTTTACATACATCCTTGGGAGTACGATCCTCATCATCCTAAAATACCACTAGATTGGCGCGCCAAAATTACGCACTACACTCACTTAAAAAAGACCTATCCGCGTACAGAGCGCTTAATACAAGAATTTAATTTTGTAACTTTATCACAATACATATCGGAATATGTCAAACAATATCACATCCCAACCATCAGCATACAGGATTTACAAGATTGACCTTGCGCTACCGCAAACTAAACTTATCTCGCATATCCAAGAAATATTGAATGAAACCCAATCTCACAAAGCAACTGTGATGAACGAAAATTTTTGGAATTGGCAATACGTAAACACACCAGGAAAGCACTCATGTGTGTATGTAGCCGAAATGAATGACCAAATTGTAGGATACTATCATGTACCTATCTATGAGGGAAAAATTGCAGGTCAAGATGGGCTAATTGCAATGATACAAGATGTAGCAATTCATCCCGCAGCTCGGGGAAAAGGGCTTTTTACAAAATTAGCCACATACGCCAACCAAGATATTGATACGCAGAAAATTGAAGCTTGCTACACTTTTCCCAACCATAAAAGTATCCATACTTTCTTAAAGTACAATGACTACACTATCATTGATGTACTTAAATCCTACATTCTTTGGATAGACACACGCATTTTATTGCGCAAAAAGTTGAAAATCCCTTTGATAAATGATGCTTTGGGCTACATTTTGAACCTATTTTTGAAAATTCCTCAAAAACAAAAAACTGAATCCATCCAAGAGATAGAAAATTTTGATACCTCTGTAGAACGATTATATCAGACATACCTTCAACAGTATTCTAACTACGTAATCAGAAACGTTGAGTACTTAACATGGCGCTATAAAATGCGTCCTTACTCTACATACTTTACGTTAGGATATTACGAAGCAAATAACCTCACTGCCGTAGCAATTTTTAAGATAGATACAATGTTTAAGGTACCTGTGCTGCTGCTTATGGATTATGCGTTTACTGACATCAAACACTTTTTTGAGTTGATTCAGCATGCGCCTACGATTAGCCAAAAGTATAGTGCAGGCGAAAAGGTAGCCTTTATCTTTGCCGCAATGTGTGATAAACATTTTATTGGTCAGAAAAAGCCTTTCTTTTTTTTGCCTGTTCCTAAATGGATGAATCCTCGCAAACTGCATTTGCTTACTCGCCCTGTACAAAATTCTCATTACGACATAATAAAGGATAGTCAAAAGTGGTTTGTAACCTTGGGAGATTGGGATGTTTTTTAGCTATTACGTTTTTTGGGGCGTGCCCTTTACTGGTGTAAGGGTCGGGGTATTCCGCAATGTAGCCCGCAGCACGCCGCCCTTGTGGGTATCAGTGCAAGCGAAATACCCACAAGGGCATGCCAAAAAATAAAAAACTTAACTTTTAGGTAATATGTGTGTACAAAACAATTGAGTATTTACCTATCGCCGTACTGTATTTCGTAGTACTTTTGATACTCCCCAGAGGTTACTTGCTCTACCCAATCTTGGTTTTCTAAGTACCATTTTACAGTATGCGCTAATCCTTGTTCAAAAGTTACTGAAGGCTTCCAGCCCAACTCTTTTTGCAATTTAGTAGAGTCTATGGCATAACGGGCATCATGCCCAGGTCTATCTTTAACGAAAGTAATCAATTTCTGAGAAGTACCAACAGGAATGCCCCTTTGTCTATCTACTTCATCGCAAAGCATTCTAACTACATCAATATTGCGGCGCTCATTGTGCGCACCTACATTATAAGTCTGCCCATTTTCCGCATGGTGAAAAATAAGATCAATCGCTTGAGCATGGTCATTTACCCATAACCAATCCCGAATGTTCTCTCCTTTTCCGTAAATAGGTAAAGGTTTGTTTTTTAGAATGTTCTGAATACATAAAGGGATAAGCTTTTCAGGAAATTGATGTGAACCATAATTATTAGAGCAGTTAGAAATTACATAGGGAATGTTATACGTGTGCCCATAAGCGCGAACAAGATGGTCTGAAGCCGCTTTAGATGCAGAATAAGGACTTCTAGGGTCATAGGGAGTAGTTTCTACAAACATACCTGTTTCACCTAATGAGCCATACACTTCATCAGTAGAAACATGGTAAAAACGCACATTTTTTTTACCCTTCCAAGCTTCACGCACTACTTCCAGAAGTGAAAAAGTACCTACTATGTTAGTTTCTATAAAAGCACGTGGTCCGAGTATGCTTCTATCTACATGGCTTTCTGCTGCTAAATGAATAATCCCATCTATTTCAAATTCATATACTAGCTTTTTGATGGCTTCAGTATCGCAAATGTCTATTTTATGAAAATGGTAATTGGGATAGTGGGCAATATCTACTAAGTTAAGTAAATTACCTGCATAGGTGAGCTTATCTACATTATGAATTTGATAGTTAGGATATCGCTTAACAAAGTGCCGAACTACATGAGAACCAATAAAACCTGCTCCGCCTGTAATAATGATGTTTTTCATTACGCAAAAATAGGAAAAAAGAGTTAATGTTAAGTAAAGTTGTTTAATCTTGTGAGTAACTGTTTATCAATTAGTTAGCTTAAATTTTGTATGGTTTTTGAAAAAAAGATGGATTTTGTTTGTCCAAATGATTGACTTTTACTACTTTTGCAATCCCTTTTGAAGAAAGGGGAAAAGGAGAACTATGAATGAATAACCGTCCAATTGAACCTGAAGACGATTTTGTATGGGAGGAAGAACAAACTTACTCTCCCGAGCAACGCAAAGAGTTAGAAGCGTTGTATGACAAAACGCTGAAGCCCATTAGCAACCAGCAAATAATAAAAGGTACTGTGGTTGCTATCAATGAAAAAGATGTAGTTTTAGATATCGGCTTTAAGTCCGATGGGTTAGTTCCTTTGTCTGAATTCAAGGACCTTCCTGACCTGAAAGTAGGTGATGAAGTAGAGGTATTAGTGGAAAACATTGAAGACAAGTCAGGTCAGCTAGTGCTTTCTCGTAAGAGAGCAAATACATTGCGCGTATGGGACCAAATTTATGAAGCTTACGAAAACGATGAAGTACTAACGGGGTACATTAAACGTAGAACCAAAGGAGGTTTAGTCGTAGACATTATGGGCGTAGAAGCCTTCTTACCAGGTTCTCAGATTGACATTAGACCTATTAAAGATTTTGATGTTTATGTGGGTAAGACAATGGAATTCAAGGTTGTCAAAATCAATACCCCATACGACAATGTAGTGGTTTCTCACAAGGTACTGATAGAAAAAGATTTAGAGACACAGAAATACGAAATTTTGCAAAATTTAGAAAGAGGACAAGTTTTGGAAGGTGTAGTCAAAAACATAACAGAGTTTGGTGCTTTTATAGATTTAGGCGGTTTAGATGGATTGTTACATATTACAGACATGTCTTGGGGTAGAATCTCTCACCCTAAAGAAATTCTTTCATTAGATCAGACGATTAACGTCGTTGTATTAGATTTTGATGATGAGAAAAAACGCATAAGTTTAGGTCTAAAACAGCTCACTCCCCATCCCTGGGACTCACTTTCTGAAGATATACAAGAAGGAAGCATTGTAGAAGGTAAGGTAGTTACAGTTGCTGACTACGGAGCATTTATAGAAATAATTCCTGGGGTAGAGGGACTAGTACATGTAAGCGAAATGTCTTGGTCACAGCATGCGCGCAATCCCCAAGAAATATTGAAAGTAGGCGATATAGTTAAAGCTGTAGTGTTGTCCATTGACCGTGAAGAGAAGAAAATGTCTTTGGGTATCAAGCAGCTTACTCCTGACCCATGGCTACAAGCTCCAATCAAGTACGCCGTAGGTACTAGACACAAAGGTATTGTAAGAAATATCACAAACTTTGGTTTGTTCGTGGAATTAGAAGAAGGTGTAGATGGCTTAGTTCACGTATCGGATTTGTCATGGACTAAAAAGATTAAGCATCCTTCCGAATTTGTCAAAAAAGATGAAGAATTAGAAGTTGTTGTATTAGAAATTGACCCTGAAAACCGCCGTTTAAGCTTGGGACACAAGCAGCTCAAAGAAAATCCTTGGGACATATTCCAAAGTGTATTCCCCGTAGACTCCAAGCATCCAGGCACTATTCTCAAATTTATAGATAAGGGCGTAGTAGTAGAGTTACCTTATGGCGTTGAAGGCTTTTTACCCTACAAAGGCTTGCAACGTAAAAGAGAAGAGTATAAGGTTGGCGATAAGTTAGATTTAGTAGTAACAGAGTTTAGTAAAGAAAATCGTAAAATTATAGTAGCAGAAGTATCGCCCGAAAAAGAGCAAAAAGAAAAAGCTAAAAAAGAAAAAGAAACCGCTAAAAAGAAAGAGGAAAAAACTACGACACCTACCTTGGGTGATCTAGACGCCTTGATAGGTCTAAGAGAAAAATTAGCAGCTAAAGAAAGAGAAGAGCAAGCCAAAGCGATGGAAAAAAATAAATCAAAAGATGAACAAGCTAAAAAGAAATAAAAATCTGAACTCAAACTAATACTTGCATGCAGCAGGACTATCCCAAAAAGCAGTCCTGCTGCGTTAATTTATATTGTTGTTGTATAGTATCACTATTTTTTATACCTTTGCGTATAATGAAGTCGCTTGACCCGAGAATAAATCGCTTCCACATAGAAGAAAACACAAAAACTGTTTTTTCTGAACAAGATTTAGAACAATGGCAAACTTTTGAGGTTTTTCACCAAAAGAAACCCGATGAGCCCCATATTCATGTAGGCGCTGTACATGCGAGCAGCACAGAGGTAGCTTTTCTTTTCGCAAAAGAACAATACGCCCGCCGACTGCAATGCTATAACCTATGGCTTGCTAAAACCGCAGACATTTACGCATATAACATAGAAAGAAACCAAAATGAAAACTTTGTTTCGCAAGAGGTCCCTGCCCACTTAGAAGCTCCTTATGACGTTTTTTATCAATTTCACAGAGGAGAGCATCCCAGATATGTAGGTACAATCATCGCCAATCATCCTGATAAAGCTATTTCGGAAGCCCAAAAGCATTTTGGGCAAGATACTTTCGCCATTTGGGTAATTCTTCAAAATAAAATCTACAAACAACCTGTTGAGCAAGCGGAAATGTATACTTTCATCCCTAAAAAAAGCTACCGTGATGCCACAGGTTATAAGGTAATGGCAAAGTTAAACAAAATTAGAAAACAGAGAAAGCAACATGAACAAAAATAGCTTGGATAACACCACTGAAAAAATAAACCTGGTTATTTTTGCTTCAGGTAATGGAACAAATGCCGAAGCGCTCATGGAGCGATTCAAACGGCATAAACTTATTCAAGTGTCAGGGGTAGTTACAAATAATCCTGAAGCTGGGGTTATACGAAAAGCCAAAGCTTACGGCAAAAAAACCATTATCTTAACCCCCGAAGAGGTAAAAGACGGCAATGCCATTTATGAACGTATCAAGGAATTTAAACCCGATTATTTGGTCCTGGCAGGATATATAAAACTCATACCTGCCGAACTAATACAAAAATTTCCTAAACGAATTTTCAACATTCACCCCTCTTTGCTTCCAAAGTACGGCGGCAAAGGCATGTATGGACATCGCGTCCACGAAGCAGTCAAGGCAAATAGAGAAAAAGAAAGCGGTATTACTATACACTACGTTAACGAAAACTATGACGAAGGTGAAATTATTTTTCAAAAAGTCAAGCGCCTTGACCAAAGTTGGAGTGCTGAAATTATCGGCAGGGAAATTTTACTGCTTGAACACGAGTGGTATGGCAAAATCATAGAAAAAACTATTATGAGCCATATCAGCCAAAATGCTCAACAG includes these proteins:
- a CDS encoding RimK/LysX family protein, which codes for MEEIFKPPKKIKIGWLEEIELPEFNIKAITAKIDTGAYTSSLHATKIRPFLKEGVSYVQFYANGEVKCIKPVHSQRVVKSSNGHEELRIVIETVVVLGKRKILTEFTLADRKDMDYRVLLGRKFLQKRYIVDVSKTFRIKKLQLKKQKSRDAKKT
- a CDS encoding DUF3473 domain-containing protein, which translates into the protein MSDILKKVVFSVDLEDWFHGIELPFSSWNQYDRRIEKSFYTIFNLLESYQVKATWFTLGWIAEHYPHLIKELDKAGHELASHTYSHEKVYHLTREQFREEIKKTKSLIEDLTGKPILAHRSPFFSITSKSLWALDILAEEGFRIDCSISPVKTWRYGIATCPDTIFEIKENHIIEFPVSRFRLLKKNWGIGGAYFRLFPYFFTRTGIKKRQNAELPTIFYIHPWEYDPHHPKIPLDWRAKITHYTHLKKTYPRTERLIQEFNFVTLSQYISEYVKQYHIPTISIQDLQD
- a CDS encoding GNAT family N-acetyltransferase; this translates as MSNNITSQPSAYRIYKIDLALPQTKLISHIQEILNETQSHKATVMNENFWNWQYVNTPGKHSCVYVAEMNDQIVGYYHVPIYEGKIAGQDGLIAMIQDVAIHPAARGKGLFTKLATYANQDIDTQKIEACYTFPNHKSIHTFLKYNDYTIIDVLKSYILWIDTRILLRKKLKIPLINDALGYILNLFLKIPQKQKTESIQEIENFDTSVERLYQTYLQQYSNYVIRNVEYLTWRYKMRPYSTYFTLGYYEANNLTAVAIFKIDTMFKVPVLLLMDYAFTDIKHFFELIQHAPTISQKYSAGEKVAFIFAAMCDKHFIGQKKPFFFLPVPKWMNPRKLHLLTRPVQNSHYDIIKDSQKWFVTLGDWDVF
- the rfbB gene encoding dTDP-glucose 4,6-dehydratase, which produces MKNIIITGGAGFIGSHVVRHFVKRYPNYQIHNVDKLTYAGNLLNLVDIAHYPNYHFHKIDICDTEAIKKLVYEFEIDGIIHLAAESHVDRSILGPRAFIETNIVGTFSLLEVVREAWKGKKNVRFYHVSTDEVYGSLGETGMFVETTPYDPRSPYSASKAASDHLVRAYGHTYNIPYVISNCSNNYGSHQFPEKLIPLCIQNILKNKPLPIYGKGENIRDWLWVNDHAQAIDLIFHHAENGQTYNVGAHNERRNIDVVRMLCDEVDRQRGIPVGTSQKLITFVKDRPGHDARYAIDSTKLQKELGWKPSVTFEQGLAHTVKWYLENQDWVEQVTSGEYQKYYEIQYGDR
- the rpsA gene encoding 30S ribosomal protein S1 codes for the protein MNNRPIEPEDDFVWEEEQTYSPEQRKELEALYDKTLKPISNQQIIKGTVVAINEKDVVLDIGFKSDGLVPLSEFKDLPDLKVGDEVEVLVENIEDKSGQLVLSRKRANTLRVWDQIYEAYENDEVLTGYIKRRTKGGLVVDIMGVEAFLPGSQIDIRPIKDFDVYVGKTMEFKVVKINTPYDNVVVSHKVLIEKDLETQKYEILQNLERGQVLEGVVKNITEFGAFIDLGGLDGLLHITDMSWGRISHPKEILSLDQTINVVVLDFDDEKKRISLGLKQLTPHPWDSLSEDIQEGSIVEGKVVTVADYGAFIEIIPGVEGLVHVSEMSWSQHARNPQEILKVGDIVKAVVLSIDREEKKMSLGIKQLTPDPWLQAPIKYAVGTRHKGIVRNITNFGLFVELEEGVDGLVHVSDLSWTKKIKHPSEFVKKDEELEVVVLEIDPENRRLSLGHKQLKENPWDIFQSVFPVDSKHPGTILKFIDKGVVVELPYGVEGFLPYKGLQRKREEYKVGDKLDLVVTEFSKENRKIIVAEVSPEKEQKEKAKKEKETAKKKEEKTTTPTLGDLDALIGLREKLAAKEREEQAKAMEKNKSKDEQAKKK
- a CDS encoding phosphoribosylglycinamide formyltransferase; amino-acid sequence: MNKNSLDNTTEKINLVIFASGNGTNAEALMERFKRHKLIQVSGVVTNNPEAGVIRKAKAYGKKTIILTPEEVKDGNAIYERIKEFKPDYLVLAGYIKLIPAELIQKFPKRIFNIHPSLLPKYGGKGMYGHRVHEAVKANREKESGITIHYVNENYDEGEIIFQKVKRLDQSWSAEIIGREILLLEHEWYGKIIEKTIMSHISQNAQQ